A stretch of DNA from Thiothrix subterranea:
TGCCCCACAATCGCAGCACCCACTAAATAAGCCCCATACAACATAGGGGGCATAGTCACAGGATTAGTGACAAACACCAATACCACGGCTAAGGGTAAATTTGCTCGGAAAAAAACGGCTAACAGTGCGGCAATAATGGATTGAAACGGTATGGGAATCCACATACAAAACAACCCAATCGCAAACGCCGAGGCAACATTATGGCGATTTAAATGCCACAAATAGGGCAAATGCAGCGTATCACCTAAAAACTGGAGATGTTTATGTTCTTTCAGTTTGTCGGGGTTGGGAAATAGCTTACGCAACAATTTTCGCGGCATGAAGTTTTAACAGCAATAACAATTAAGGTCATTCATTATCCATGGTTTGCGAAATATGCGCACCTTTTCAGTGAGTTTTTTTATTGGCACGCTCGTGTTATGGGTACTGCCGCGCCTACCGCTGTTCGATGCGCTATTTTGGGGAAGTGTCATGGGTGGCGGTGGCTTGATTGGTGCTGCGTGGCATTATCGGCGTCGACAAACTGCTATTCTGTTGGCGGGTGTGTTATTGGGCAGTGTTTACGCATTGTGGGTGGCCGGTGGTGTGAGGGCTGATTGGCTACCCGCAGCGTGGGAAGGAGAAGATATTCTGCTCACTGGCACGATTGCCGATGTACCCGAACGGCGGGCAGATGGCAGCAGTTTTCTGTTTGATAGCGATACCGCCACCTATCAAGGACGTTTGCGCGTCGCCTGGTACGCGGAGGATGCACCCACACTGCAAGCGGGTGAGCGTTGGCAATTGCTGATTCGTGGCAAACGCCCCAACGGTTTCATGAATCCGAATGGCTTTGATTACGAACAATGGCTGTTTTCACAGCGCATCGGTGGCAGCGGCTACGTGCGCCAATCGCCAAATAACCAGCGTTTAGCCGCCGCCGCGTGGTGGCAACCGAATTATTTGCGCCAACAATTGCAGGAAAAAATCGCAGCGGCACTGCCCAATTCGGGCATGACTGGCTTGGTGCAGGGGTTGGCGATTGCGTATACCGCCAGCATTCCGCAGCAACAATGGGAAGTGTTGCGCCAAACCGGAACGATTCATTTACTGGCGATTTCGGGCTTGCACATTACGATGGTGGCAGGCTTGGGCATTTTGCCGGTGTGGGGAATTTGGCGTTTGTTTCCGGCATTGTATTTGTGGTTGCCATTGCGGGTGGCGGCGGGATTATCCGGTGGGGTATTGGCAACGGCGTATGCATTGCTGGCAGGGTTTAATATTCCCACGCAACGCACTCTGATTATGTTGCTGGTGGTGATGGCGGGCTTGGTGTGGCGGCGGCAAGTGCCGTTCAGTATCACCATGAGCATCGCGCTCTTGCTGGTATTGCTGCTCGACCCCTTGGCGAGTTTGGCAGTGGGCTTTTGGTTATCGTTTTTGACGGTGGCGTTGCTGGCATTTTTGGGAATGCGCCAACGTAAACTGGGGAAAGCGTCCGTCGTTTGGATGCAATTGGTGTTGTCGCTGGGAACACTGCCACTGGCGGCAGGCTTTTTCGGGATGATTTCACTCAGTTCACCGATAGCAAACTTATTGGCGATTCCCATCGTTACTTTTGTGGTCACGCCGTTGGTATTGCTGGGAATGGTACTCGCCGGTTGGTGGGAAACCGCCGCCACGTGGATTTGGACAGTTGCCGCCACTTTGCTGGAATGGCTGATGTGGGTATTGGAATGGCTCGCCGCCCTGCCCTTGTCATCGGTCTACGTGCCGTTGATTCCCTTGCCTTGGTTAGTGTTAGCTTTAGTGGGCTTTATGCTGCTGTGGCTGCCGCGTGGTATACCGGGGCGTTGGCTGGGTGGGTTGCTAATGCTCCCGCTGATCTTGTATCAGCCACCCAAGATAGCGCCGGGAGCGTTTCGCCTCAGCGTGCTGGACGTGGGGCAAGGCTTGGCAAGTGTGGTGCAAACCGCCAACCATACTTTGGTATTCGATACCGGCCCCAAAGTGTCGGACAGTTTTGATACGGGTGAATTGGTGGTATTGCCGTGGTTACGCGGGCAAGGCATTCGCCAAGTCGATACCTTAATCGTGTCTCATGCGGATAACGATCACAGCGGCGGCGCGAATGCATTGCTGAACGCCCTACCCGTCACGAATCTGCTGGTGAGTAGCACCGACATACTCGCGCATCATCACCCCAATTTATGCGCGGCGGGGCATTCATGGCAGTGGGATGGCGTAATCTTCACCGTTTTACACCCCGCTATGGATTTCCCCGACACCAAA
This window harbors:
- a CDS encoding DUF2062 domain-containing protein, encoding MPRKLLRKLFPNPDKLKEHKHLQFLGDTLHLPYLWHLNRHNVASAFAIGLFCMWIPIPFQSIIAALLAVFFRANLPLAVVLVFVTNPVTMPPMLYGAYLVGAAIVGHPPAGFNFEPSLDWLMNGLILIWKPFLLGIFITAVLSSIAGYYGVHLLWRLHLLRHLKARRERRKRPAPPPDQDSAD
- a CDS encoding DNA internalization-related competence protein ComEC/Rec2; amino-acid sequence: MRTFSVSFFIGTLVLWVLPRLPLFDALFWGSVMGGGGLIGAAWHYRRRQTAILLAGVLLGSVYALWVAGGVRADWLPAAWEGEDILLTGTIADVPERRADGSSFLFDSDTATYQGRLRVAWYAEDAPTLQAGERWQLLIRGKRPNGFMNPNGFDYEQWLFSQRIGGSGYVRQSPNNQRLAAAAWWQPNYLRQQLQEKIAAALPNSGMTGLVQGLAIAYTASIPQQQWEVLRQTGTIHLLAISGLHITMVAGLGILPVWGIWRLFPALYLWLPLRVAAGLSGGVLATAYALLAGFNIPTQRTLIMLLVVMAGLVWRRQVPFSITMSIALLLVLLLDPLASLAVGFWLSFLTVALLAFLGMRQRKLGKASVVWMQLVLSLGTLPLAAGFFGMISLSSPIANLLAIPIVTFVVTPLVLLGMVLAGWWETAATWIWTVAATLLEWLMWVLEWLAALPLSSVYVPLIPLPWLVLALVGFMLLWLPRGIPGRWLGGLLMLPLILYQPPKIAPGAFRLSVLDVGQGLASVVQTANHTLVFDTGPKVSDSFDTGELVVLPWLRGQGIRQVDTLIVSHADNDHSGGANALLNALPVTNLLVSSTDILAHHHPNLCAAGHSWQWDGVIFTVLHPAMDFPDTKENNRSCVLKIANAAHSVLLTADIERPAEKWLLKQGTALQAEVLLLPHHGSKTSSSPAFIQAVAPTLGIVTSGYRNRFNHPHPSVTQRYEARDIKLLDTAKTGELRLDFPANPAALHWREWRTAKMHLWHRYLIK